GTTCTGGTAGATCCGAAGAAGGTAGAACTGACCCTCTTTAATAAAATCGAACGCCATTATTTGGCGAAGCTCCCGGATACGGAGGAAGCTATTATTACCGACACTACCAAGGTGATTAATACCCTAAACTCCCTTTGTATTGAGATGGACGACCGCTATGAGCTCCTTAAAAATGCCATGGTGCGAAACATCAAGGAGTACAATGCCAAGTTTATCGCACGCAAATTAAATCCGGAAGAAGGTCATCGCTACTTACCCTACATCGTTTTGGTAATTGACGAATTTGCCGACCTGATTATGACGGCTGGTAAGGAGGTGGAAACGCCTATTGCTCGTTTGGCTCAGCTGGCTCGTGCGATTGGCATCCACTTAATTGTGGCTACACAAAGGCCTTCAGTAAACGTAATTACCGGTATTATTAAAGCGAACTTCCCCGCGCGGGTAGCTTTTAGGGTAACCTCTAAAATTGACTCTCGTACTATTTTGGATGCCGGTGGCGCCGAACAATTGATTGGTAAAGGTGATATGCTATTGAGTCAGGGCTCGGATTTAATCCGATTGCAATGTGCCTTTGTAGATACGCCTGAAGTTGAAAAGATAACGGATTATATCGGGGGCCAAAAAGCCTATCCCGAAGCTTATAAACTGCCCGAATACAAAGGCGCTGATGAGGATGGGAATACCGGTATTGATATTCTGGACCCTTCTGAAAGAGATGCACTCTTTGAAGATGCAGCGCGCTTGGTTGTGCAGTCCCAACAGGGTTCTACCTCCATGCTACAGCGAAAATTAAAGCTGGGCTATAATCGAGCGGGACGAATTGTTGACCAATTGGAAGCGGCAGGCATTATTGGTCCTTTCGAAGGATCCAAAGCCCGGGAAGTTTTAATTCCGGATGAATATGCTCTGGAACAGTTATTGAATCACGAGAAGAACAAAGAATAAAAGATGCGACGTTTATTTCCCCTACTTGTAGCGGCTTTTGCCGGCCAGCTATTGTTAGCGCAGAGTCATACTGAGGCCAAGGCCTTATTGCAAGAAGCTAGCAAAACCATGAAAGCCTATCCGGCTTTGGAAATCAGCTTCACTTACACTTTTGAAAATACGCGCGTAGAGCCACCCATTAAGCAAGAGCAAAAAGGTACCCTGGCATTGCAAGGTGAAAATTACCGCTTGAAAACAGACCTCCTAGAACAATTGAGAGTAGGTAAGAAGTTGTACAATATTTATCATGAAGATGAAGAAGTACAGGTGAACACTTACGAAGAAAGCGATGAAGCCGGTTTAAGCCCTGCTCGCATTCTCAGCTTCTACGAAAAAGGCTACAGTTATAAAATGGGAGGTAAGGAAAGTATTAATGGCCGTAACATTCAATATGTGATTTTAAAGCCCACCGCCAGTGAGGAGATCGACAAGATTATGATCGGTATTGATGCGCAGACCAAAGAAGTTTACTCCATGAAACAATGGGGAACCAATGGCACCGTTACCACATTGATCGTTACCAAATTGGTAAAGAACGCCAAATGGCCGGCCAATCAATTTAAGTTTGTAAAAGCAGACTATCCCGGTTACTACATATCCGAATAAATGAAGATACTTGACCGCTTTGTTTTACGGTCTTTCTTTCGACCTTTTATCATCACATTCTTTGTGATGATTCTTTTTTTATTGATGCAGTTCGTCTGGAAGTATATCGACGATCTGGTGGGTCGTGGCGTGGAATGGTATTATATCGCCGAACTTCTTTTTTATACCTCTGCTACTCTGGTTCCAATGGCGCTGCCCCTAGCGGTACTACTCAGTTCCATTATGGTTTTGGGTACCCTTGGCGAGAATTACGAATTAGCCGCTTTAAAATCATCGGGCTTAAGCCTGATGCGCGTGATGCGTCCCCTCTTTGTTTTTATCTGTTTCTTGGCATTAAGTGCTTTCCTTTTTGGCAATTATGTAATCCCTATCGCAAACTTGCATAGTGAGAATTTACGACGCAACATTACCAATAAGAAGCCCGCACTCAGTATTCGTCCGGGTATCTTCTATACCGGTATCGAAGGCTATTCCATTAAGATTGCGGATAAGTATGGTCCTGATCAAAATTTGCTGGATGAAGTTCTGATTTACGATCATACCCAGAACAATGGGAATACCAAGGTAATTGTAGCGGATAGCGGAAAAATGAATGTGACCAGCGATGAGCAATTCCTAGAGATCACTCTCTACAATGGACATAGTTACGAAGACCTTATTCCTAAGAAACGAAAAGATCGCGATAATAAGCCCTTTGTAAGCTCAGCTTTTGAAGAAAGTCTTATTCGCTTTAATCTGGGCGACTTTCAAGCTGGAGATATGCGCAAAACCGGCCGAAAGGAATTTGATATGCTTAATGTTCGGCAATTAGGCGTTGCCGTTGATAGCTTGAATGATTTGCTGGCCAATCAGCAACAGGAGTTTGCCCGACAGATGGTAGACAAATACGCCTATACCGATTTGGTTGAAAAGGAAAAATTAGCGGAGGAAAGTGCCGCTGAAAATGACAGCAATCAAAATCCAATAATTAAGGCCGATCTCGAAAAAATGAGTCCACATTTACTCGAGAATTTCGCTCCTGAAATGCGCAGTCGCATCTTGCAAAACTCCTTGCGTATTGCCCGTGGTAATCGTGCCTATTTCACCAATGCCAGTGCTCAATACAATTGGCGAAAGATGATGATTGCTCGTCACGTATTAGAATGGCAAAAGAAGTTTTCCATCTCCTTTGCCGTGATCGTATTGTTCTTTGTGGGAGCTCCCTTAGGGGCAATTATCCGTAAAGGAGGAATGGGAATGCCGGTAGTGGTAAGTGTGTTTATTTTTATCGTGTACCATGTTACCAGCTTCAGCTTCGAAAAATTAGGTCGCTTTATGTACTGGACACCCTTCCAGGCAATGTGGACCGCCAATTTCATTTTGCTGCCCATCGGTTTATGGCTTACCTATAAATCTGCTACCGATTCAGTAATCTTTAATATCGAGCTTTACTTGAAGCCCTTTCAGAAAATTTCTGACATCTTTGTTGGTCGTTTCAAGAAGCTTGGATCTTGAGAATTTTACTCCTCAGTAATAAAGTCCCTTTTCCCGCTAAAGACGGGAGCAGCATAGCTATGCGTTCTATGGCAGAGGCCCTTCGGCTCAATGCTATTGAACTGCATTTACTCTGCTTAAATACCCAAAAGCACTATCGGGAGCCCGCAGAAATAGAGAAGCACAAACCCGAAGGAATCAACCTTGAGTATTTCGATGTAAATACCAATGTAAACCTTTGGTCAGCAGGCTTAAATTTACTGAGCGGGCAAGCCTACCATGTTTCCCGCTTTAGGCAGGAGGCATTAACCAAGCGATTGATCGAATTACTGCGAAGTACCCATTTTGATATCATTCAATTGGAAGGTTTACCCATGGCGGTTTACCTACCTGAAATTCGCAAGTACAGCAAGGCTTCGGTAGTATTACGTGCCCATAATATCGAATATCAAATTTGGGAACGCCATGTAGAGCATGAAGAAAATGCTGTACGCAAGGCCTATCTGAATTTGCAAACCCAACGTCTTAAGGCCTTCGAAAAGAAAAGCCTGGAAAAGGTGGATGGTATTGCATTTATTAGTTCCGAAGATCAGAAGATTTACCGCGAATGGGGAGGTCGCAGTCTTAGCACGGTTTCCCCCTGTGGGCTTACGCCGGAAGAAAATCCACCAATTAGCGGATATGAAGCCAAATACGATTTGGTGCATTTAGCAAGTTTAGACTGGTTGCCCAATCGCCAAGGAGCAGAATGGTTCTTAAAAGAAGTTTGGCCCCTTATTTTAGAAGCCCGCCCAGAAACTACCATGGGCTTTGGCGGCAGGGATATGCCTTCCGAGTTTATTGAGATGGGTAGCGAAAACCTCTGGCTCTACCCAATTGTAGAAAGCGCTCGTGATTTTATTGGTCATGGCCAGGTAGCCGTAATTCCATTATTAGCAGGCAGTGGCATGCGTATTAAACTGCTTGAATTCTTAGCCTGGGGAATGCCAACGGTTAGCACCGGTATAGGAGCAGAAGGAATTGCCATTGAGAATTATAAGCATGGAATAATCGCCAATGACCCTGAAAGCTTTGCCGCTGCGGTGGTATATTTGCTCGATGGAAAAGAATCGCGGCAGGAAATGCAAATTCAAGCGCGTAATTTCTTTGAAGAAAACTTCGACAATCAAATTTTAGGTAAAGACCTCATTCAGTTTTACCAGACACTAATCTGAGCACTCAGGCATGACAATTTTTTGGCAATACACTTTTTGGATTAGCCTCCTGGTCATTGGAACGCCCTATTTCATCTACCCCCTGCTGATGCTCTTCTTAGCCCGCTTACGCTCGGAAAAGCCTTTAGGACTGCTCAATGAAGAGGATTTACCTACAGTAGACATCCTCTTTGCTGCTTATAATGAAGAAGCCGTTTTAGAAGAGAAACTGCAATCCTTATTTAATCTGGATTATCCCCAAGATAAAATCCGCATTCGTGTAGGATCCGATGCCAGTAGTGATCGGACTAATAGCATCCTTGAAAATTGGGAAAAGAAAGACAAACGTCTCATCCCCTATCTTTTTAAACGCCGTTCAGGCAAAAGCCCCATCCTTAATTTTATCAAGGATGATAGTGAGGCCGATCTACTGCTCTTAACCGATGCCAATATCATTTTTGAGCCTCAGACTTTAAAACTCTTAGTACGCCGAATGCTGTCCCAGAAAAATGTGGCTGCAGTTGGTGCAGATATCCATTATGGTGATTTCGAAAAGAAGGGCATTAGCGGACAGGAGGATACCTATCTGAAATTGGAGAATCGCATTAAGTATGCAGAAGCGAAAACAGCAGCGGCTCCTTTAGGCTTAGAGGGTGGATGTTATCTGATTAAACGCGACTATTTCCCGGAAATCCCCCCACTCTTTTACATGGAAGATTTCTTTGTGACTTTGCATGTTTTAAATCGCAAGGCCCGAATTTTATGGGAACCCATGGCCAGAGTTTGGGAAGATGTAAGCGTATCTCCCACCGAAGAATACAAACGTAAGGTTCGCATTAGCATTGGGAACTTTCAAAACTTAGTGCATTACAAACACTTTTTATGGCGCCGACTGTGGCCTCAAGGCCTGATGTATTTCAGCCATAAGGTTTTGCGATGGATTAGCCCCTTCTTCCTGCTTTTACTGCTGATAAGTGCTCCACAGCTTCTTTTTGTCCATTGGTTCTACGGCCTCATAGCCGGGATTTATATGGCCTTTATAGGATTGGGACTGTTTGGTATCTTACTTTCGCAGAAATTTTCATCCGGAATACTTCAGTACCCTGGTCATTTTATCAATATGAACCTGGCACTTCTTGAAGGGTTCTTGAACTACATTAAAGGAATAAAGACAAATGCCTGGCAGCCTACCCAAAGAAAACAAGCTTAAACTCAATACCATCGATGAAGCCATTGCCGATATTAAGGCGGGCAAGGTGGTAATTGTAGTGGATGATGAAGATCGCGAGAATGAAGGTGATTTTGTGGCCGCTGCCGAAATGGTAACGCCCGAAATGATCAACTTCATGACCATTGTTGGGCGTGGTTTAATTTGCACCCCTCTGATTGAAGAGCGCTGTAAGGAACTGGAGTTGGATCCTATGGTACGCCAAAATACAGATCCCATGCACACGCAGTTTACCGTATCGGTAGACTTAAATGGAAACGGGGTTACTACCGGCATTTCTGCTGGCGATCGCGCTAAAACAGTGCAGGCTTTAGTGGATCCTAAGACCAAAGCTTCTGATTTAAATCGTCCCGGGCATATTTTCCCATTAATCGCAAAACCTGGCGGTGTATTGCGCCGCACCGGTCATACCGAAGCGGCCATTGACCTTGCTCGTCTTGCCGGAAAGGAACCCGCTGGAGTGATTGTGGAAATCATGAATGAAGATGGTACCATGGCTCGTCTTCCTCAGCTTAGAGAAATTGCAGATAAGCATGATCTTAAGCTGGTAAGCATTGAAGATTTGGTAGCCTATCGCATGGAAGCCGAGAGCTTAATAAGCTTGGAAGAGGATTTTAATCTCGATACAGAATATGGCGAGTTCCGTCTGTGGGCCTTCCGTCAGACTACCAATGATCAAATCCACATTGCCCTAACCAAAGGCAGTTGGGAGCGCAATGAACCGGTATTAGTACGTATGCACAGTGCCAGCGTTGCCCACGATATCTTTGAAATTCTTACCGGTGATAGCAGTCATCAATTGGGTAAAGCCCTCAATAAAGTAAGCGAAGAAGGTAAAGGCGCGGTGGTCTATATGAATCAGCACAGCCAAAAAGGCAAGCTTTTAGAACGTATCCGCGAATACCGCATGGCGCAAGAAAGTGGCGACCAAGAACGTCAAGTAAGCTTTAAAAAAGACGCCCGCGACTTTGGTATTGGCGCTCAAATCTTACATCAATTAGGCATCTCCAAAGTGAAGCTCCTAACCAATAATCCTATCAAGCGAGTGGGTATTACCGGTTATGGACTTACGATTACGGAGAATGTGAGAATGTGATTTGATAGAAGTTAGACGTTAGAGTTTAGACTATAGATTGGATCCTAGTAGTTGGTAGTAGGTAGTTAGTTGAAGGTCTATAGGGATTCTACCTATATTCGGGGACCAAAAAATAATGCTTCGCTATGATTAAGCCTATTAAACTGCTCAGTTTCCTAAGTCTCGTATTCCTTTTTAATGCCTGCTCTATGCAGCAAGGAGGCGGCTTAAAGGATATGGTTGCGGTGGTCCAAATGAAAGACCCGGTTCCGGGGGTATGCAATCTCAATTATGTTTTATCGATTATGCCTTTCGAAGGTAATGGCCAGGAGGAAGCAGTGGCTCCAAAAACAGAGGCTGAAATCGAGGAAATGTTAAATAGCCAGGTTGAATTCTTAAAGGGCAAATCTGACTATAATGATGAAGGCATGGTGGGAATTATTGTGAATTGTAAAGGCAAAATGGTGTCTTGTAAAATTGACAATGAGACGCAAAGTCCGGAATTAGATGAGCAGATAGTAGCCGTTTTCAATACTTTGAAGGAATGGAAAGCCGGAACTATCCATGGAAAAGCCATCGATACCATGGTACTATACAGCTTTAAGATTAAAGATGGCCATATTAGTTTGTAGCAGGACTAAGGACCTGAATCGCAATTAATAACAAATAGTCATAAGCTCAGAAAGCCTTGCTAAATCGATCATACAAAGTCTTTGATAAGCTTTAAATCGGTATACAAGCGGTGTACACTTGCTGAAAACCAGCGGATAATAGTAAATTCGGAGAGAATTACTAATGCAATTACATCCCTTGGATAGGGATACAAGTTGCCTGAGGCCATTGGCCCACCCTATTTTTAGCATGACAACCGATATTCTACAAATCAGTACTAGTGCGCAATTACGCAAGTCGATTCGGGATACACTCTGGTATTTCGAATACTTTAAACATGGCTTAAATCTGGACGAAATTCATAAGTACCTGCGCGAAAAAATGGATCGCGAGAGCTTACAAACTGAATTGGATTTAGCCGTTTTCCGAAAAGAGATTTTCGAAAATGAGGGTTATTATGCCCTCTGTCCTCAAAGCCTAGAAATTCGGATTCAGAATAAAGCTCGCAATGAAAAATGGTTAGGAATAGCTAAGAAAATGGGAAGGCTTATTCAAAGTTTTCCCTTTGTTCGTGCCGTAAATATTTCGGGTTCCTTATCGAAACAAGGCCTTACTGGAGAAGATGATGATATCGACTATTTTTTGGTCACCGCCGAAAATCGAGTTTGGACGACTAAATTCTTCTTGATGGTCTTTAAGAAGATCTTTCTGCTGAATTCTAAAAAGTACTTCTGCATCAATTTACTTCGAGACGAAAACCACCTGGCTTTCAAAAGGCATAATATCTATATCGCCACCGAAGCAGTGTCGGTAATTCCCTTAAATCATCCTGAATATTTATCTCAGCTTTTCAAAGAGAATCCCTGGTTAAATGACTACTTCCCCAATGCCCAAATAAAGCAAAGTGGCAAAGACCCTACTCGAATTAAAAGAGCCGTAGAGCGAGTTTTGGACCTTTTTCTGGGTTCTGCTTTCGAAAAATGGTGTCAGGCTTTATTTCATCGCCATGTACAAAATCAAAGTGCAAGCCCCAATGCGCATTATGAAACCACCGATTATTCTTCTGCCTATTTTCCAGATAGCGTGGAAAGTCGCATCCTCAATCATTACCAAAGCAAAGCAAGTCTTATATGACAAGATCTACTATTCTCCTCAGTTTAGTGGTAGGATTCATTTTTTTCGGTCTGGCATTTATCAGACCCCCTAAGTACAATTCGGAAATCGCGGTTTTTGTGCCGCTAACGCTCTTAGAGAAGCAGATTGAACAAAATGGTATTGGCTTTGGTGCACCAGCAGAGATTGACGCGCATATCGAATTGATGCGTTCCCCACGGATTAGCAGCGAATTGAAATCAATTTTCCCAAAGAGCAATTTTGACTTTGAAGTTTCTAAAACCCGGAACAATGCTGTTTTAGTAGAAGTTTGGGCCTCAGATGCAGAAACTTCTGCCTTGATTGCCCAAAAAGTGGTGGACATTACAGATTCCCTCAAGCAAATTATGTTACTGCAAAATGTAGGACAGTCCCATGCATTCGTAAATGAAAGCCTGAAAGAGACACGCCGTGACATGGATAGCCTGCAAGTAATTTTGGATTCGCTGCGCATTGCTGCGATTGAAGACTCCATCGCTCTGGCATCCGAAGTTTTTAAATACGAGCATCTCTTTGGCTCGGAGGTAGTAGCCTTAAATCAACTGAAAATCCGCAGACAGCAATTGGACGCCTACCTCAAGGCTCCAGCGCCCAAATCCTATATTATCTATGCCCCTGAAATCCCAAAAGAAGCTTCAGGAATACCCGCTTGGGCCATTGGCCTAATTGCCGCAGTACTTTCTGCTTCTGCAGGATATGCCTGGCAAATCTATCGTAAGCAAACAGCCTGATGCCCTCTTCAAAGTCATTGTTATGGCTTTTGATCTTTGGCTTTATCGGCCTGGGTCTGGCATTTTACTTCGATCGCTACTGGCATTGGTTAGCCATGGCTTTGGGAGCAGGAATTCTTTGCTTGATTGTTTATTTAAAAAATGGCTTTAAATACCTCATTCCAGCTTTAGTTTTTTGCCTACCCATTTCGGTAGCCCTGCCTATTTCAAGCAGCGCCAAAATGGTTTTACCGGCAGAGTTTATCATTGTGATTTTAGCTCCCATCGTCTTGCTAAAACTTTGGGAACATCAAAAAGACAGATTTCTATTTCGATTCCCCTGGCCGGCTCTTTGGTTGATCAGTTTTATTCCCGGCTTGATCTTTAGTGACTTACCACTGGTTTCTATCAAGTTCTGGATTCTTAATGGACTATATGTGTTGGCCTTTTATTATGGAATCCTGATTTGGCGTGCGGAAGGAGGTAATTTCAATTCACTGGTAAAGCTATTCGCCTGGGCCATGCTTCCAGCTAGCTTAATCGGTCTTTATCATTTTGCGGAGTATGAATTTAATCCCATCACCCTGGCCGGGATTTATAAACCCTTCTTCTATTCACATACCTATTTCGGAGCGACGGTGGCCATCATTGCCGGCTTCAGTTTGGGGAAAGCCAGTCAGGATAAAAGCTGGTGGCCAATAGCAATAGCATTGGGAGTGCTGGCCATGATCAGTGGTTCCAGAGCCGCCCTTTGGAGCATTCTCTTTATGTTGGGAATCTATACCTTATTGCAATTGAAGCCGCTTTGGCGATTTGCACTTCCAATACTTGGACTGACAATAGCCTTAGGCCTTGGAGGCTATTCCAAGCTTGAGGAGTTGTTTACCTATAACCGCTTTCAGAGCTATGACCCTAATGCGAGCATAGTAGAAAAATCCATGTCGGTTACCAATGTGCAAAGCGATGTGAGCAATATCGAAAGGCTCAATCGCTGGGTTTCTGCCTTAAGGATGTTTGAAGAACGACCCCATTGGGGTTTTGGTCCTGGCACTTATCAATTTACCTATATCCCCTTTCAGGAGAAAAAATTGGAGAATCGACTTACAGTGCATAATCCCGACTCCCCACCTGAGGGAAGTGGAGGTACCGCGCATTCTGAAATACTCTTGCAATTAGCTGAAAATGGTTGGCCCTCAGTCTTGCTTTTTTGCCTGATCTTAGGACTTTGGTTCTTTAAGGGATTCACCTCAAAATCAGCCACTAAAGCCTTGTACCTCCCTCTTTTACTAGGATTGAGTACCTATTATTTTCATATGCACTTTAATAATTTCCTCAATCAACCTGCCTTTGCCTTTTTGTTTTGGTCATTTGGGGCAATGATTGATTTTCAAACCAAGCCGGAAGAAGCATGACATATTACGATGAAGTAGGTAATTATTATGATAAAGATGCTCGTGATTTCGAGAATCGCTATTGGAAGAACCAGGCTTTACAGCGGATTCGTCAGGCCTTTCGGGAAGAAGTAAAAAGGCATCCTTTCGAAAATGGTTTGGAAGTTGGGATTGGACCGGGCTTCGACCTTATTCACTTTGCTCGTATTTTTAAGGAGAGTCAATTGTTTGGTATTGATATTTCCCAGGAAATGGTGAACCTAGCCGCCGATAAAATTCCAGGTTTAAACCAACCCAATGCCCAAGTGGCCCAAGGCAGTGTGGAAGATTTAAAGAACTTATTTCCCGAGCAGAAATACGATTTAATCTACGTGTTTTTCGGAGCTTTAAATACGGTTGAAGATCTGCTTTTAGCCTTGAAGGAATTGGAAAAACTATTGGCTCCGGGAGGTCGAATGGTACTCACCTTTGTAAATAAATGGTTCCTGGCGGGAATGCTAATTGAACTACTTAAATTAAAGCCTCGTTGGGCTTTTGCCCGATTGCGAAAAGTTTGGGGTGGCTACTCTCCTACTCAGTTTTTAGCCAGCCGTTGCTATTCCAGTCGGCAGATAAAGGCCTATGCTCACCAAGCAAATTTAAACTGTGATAAACGAGAAGGCTATAGCATCCTATACCCCGCCTGGTACTACCATGGTTTACATAAAAAAATGCCTGCCGCCTTATTGCAAATCCTCTGGAAAATAGACCGAAAAATTGGCAAAGGCCCCTTGGGTGAATTTGGCGAATATGCGCTTTATGATTTTAGGAAGTCGGACTAAGCGCCGCCGCCTTATCAATTACGGTTTTTAATAGGCTATCCAGGTCTTGGAAATAAGGCTGGTATTTCTCCTTCCAGGCTTGATGTTGAGTTCGCACCGGAATATTCGAACACAGGGCTTCCGTTACCGTTTCTCCAAAGCTTTTCAAACATTCCTCCAAGGGAATATTGCGGGTAGGCAATCCCATTATTCGGGCTACAGCCTCAGCAAATTCCTTTTGGGATATCGGCGCAAAGCCATAAAGATTGTAATCTTTTCCGGGCTCTCCTTCTTGATAGCAATGCTTTAATTGACCTGCGCAATCTCCTAGAGGCAAGAGCGACATCATTTGTTGCCCATCTCCATAATAAGGCACTGCACCATGCTCCCAGGCAACTTTTAAAAAGAAATGCAAGAACCAGGAATCCGGACCAAATATCCAAGCCGGTCTGGCCATGCGAACATCTAAAATGCCTTCCTGCTGTGCCTCAATCCAGGGCTGTTCTGCAATTGCGTATTGCTTAGCATAAGCGGTTGGTGCTAAGGGAGCACTTTCATCGATTTCCTCACTTTGTGGACCGTACATTAAGGTTCCGCTGCAATAAACGATCACCGGCGGTTTTTCCATCTTTTTCAAGAGAGCAATCAAACGTCGGTTGGCCTTCTCTCCTTTTAAAGCGGCTTCCTTTCGTTTTTTAGGACTGGTACCGGCTAAACGTGCACAATGGTAAATCACTTTGGGTGGGAAGCGTTTCAGCCAATGCTCTTCCAATTCTTCCAAAGGGTTTAAAATAAGATTAGATCTTTCCATTAGTTCCAGATCTACCCTCCGATTACCAAAGCAAGTGATTAAGGATTTTTCATTTGTATCCTTAAGTAATTCCAAACTAAGTGCTTTTCCAACGTATCCGGTAGCGCCTAAAACCCAGATTGATTCTTGTGCTTTTTCTTGCATGGACTAAAGGTAGAATTATCTGCTCAAAATCTTGAAGGCTTCTATGCTTTAAGCCTATCCTACTCTAATAAATTAGTACTTTGCTCATTCCAAAAAGCTCCGCAAATGAATAGTACTGCTCAAGATGAAAAGATCGCCAAACTAAGCTTTGCATCGGTATACCCGCATTATATCACCAAGGTAGAACGCAAGGGTCGAAGCAAGGCCGAATTACTTGAGGTAATTGAGTGGCTAACGGGCTACAAGGAAGCTGATCTTCAAATGCATATCGATCAAAAATCAAGCTTTGGTGAATTCTTTGACCAAGCCCGTCTTAATCCTAATGCCCATCTTATTAAAGGAGTAATATGTGGTTATCGAGTAGAGGAAATTGAAAACCCGCTCAGTCAAAAGGTTCGCTATTTGGATAAACTGGTAGATGAATTGGCGAAGGGTAAGAAAATGGAGAAAATACTTAGAGAGGCCTAATTCAATTTAAGTATCTGAGATGTCTGGTATTCGCTTAAAAATGAACATAGAGAATATTGTTCTTTTCACTTTTGGGTTGACCTGCCTCCTCAACCTGGTGGATGCTGAAATTAAAGGCCTCTATCTACCAGTTGGATTTTATTTGAGTTGTGTTGCTTGGATCATTCTAAGACTTGCTCAATTATTAAACTGGTTTAAAATTACCGAAGCACTTTTTACCGTACTGATTCTTGCAACTTTTAATATTATACCGCTTTCACCGCTCTTCCAAACCCATTTTCAATTTGGAATTAGTGCCATAACCTTCCCTAAATTCTATATCCTACCCTTTTTGATGACCCTTTGCTTATTAATAAGTAAAAGGAAAGAAATTAAAACCTTTTGGTTGAAAATTCAGGGACGCAGCCCAGAGCAAAAAGCGCAGCAAAGGCTATCCAGTCAAGAACAGTTCAAACAAAAATTTCAAAACCTAAGTGAGGAGCAGTTAATGGCCAAATTAGATCAAAATCTTCAGCCTGGCGCTCAGGATGCTATTCATGAACTTTTGAAGGAAAAGAAGGAAGGCTAAACTATCCTATTGCTTCACTATTAATTGAGTCCACTGTTTTGTAGCTCCGTCCAATCGCAAGAGATACAAGCCTCGACTCAAATTCTGCATGGGAATTAAAAACTGCTTGGCATTGGTATTGGCCGGAACCATTTCCTGATAAACTACCTCGCCATTCAAATTAAGAAGCTGAATGCTAAGAGCTTCTGAAAAATTATTTTGCAGCAAACAGTCTTGTTGATTGGGTACGGGATTAGGATAAACTTGCAGCAAATTCCGATCAGCACCGGCCTGGCCTTGTTCTCCGCTGAAATAAGACAAGGCAAAGCTATAAGCATCCTTAGCAATTTCTTCGCCCATAATCCTACCAGGCATATCATCTACCGGTGGATGGATTCCTCCCCAAATACGCGATAAACTGCATTGATCGGAGGCATCAGTATACTTGGCCCATTGCAGAACGATATCCTCACTGGGACCTTCTTCAAAAACCAAAAATTGATTCTTGGGG
The Croceimicrobium hydrocarbonivorans genome window above contains:
- a CDS encoding LolA family protein, producing MRRLFPLLVAAFAGQLLLAQSHTEAKALLQEASKTMKAYPALEISFTYTFENTRVEPPIKQEQKGTLALQGENYRLKTDLLEQLRVGKKLYNIYHEDEEVQVNTYEESDEAGLSPARILSFYEKGYSYKMGGKESINGRNIQYVILKPTASEEIDKIMIGIDAQTKEVYSMKQWGTNGTVTTLIVTKLVKNAKWPANQFKFVKADYPGYYISE
- a CDS encoding LptF/LptG family permease, which gives rise to MKILDRFVLRSFFRPFIITFFVMILFLLMQFVWKYIDDLVGRGVEWYYIAELLFYTSATLVPMALPLAVLLSSIMVLGTLGENYELAALKSSGLSLMRVMRPLFVFICFLALSAFLFGNYVIPIANLHSENLRRNITNKKPALSIRPGIFYTGIEGYSIKIADKYGPDQNLLDEVLIYDHTQNNGNTKVIVADSGKMNVTSDEQFLEITLYNGHSYEDLIPKKRKDRDNKPFVSSAFEESLIRFNLGDFQAGDMRKTGRKEFDMLNVRQLGVAVDSLNDLLANQQQEFARQMVDKYAYTDLVEKEKLAEESAAENDSNQNPIIKADLEKMSPHLLENFAPEMRSRILQNSLRIARGNRAYFTNASAQYNWRKMMIARHVLEWQKKFSISFAVIVLFFVGAPLGAIIRKGGMGMPVVVSVFIFIVYHVTSFSFEKLGRFMYWTPFQAMWTANFILLPIGLWLTYKSATDSVIFNIELYLKPFQKISDIFVGRFKKLGS
- a CDS encoding glycosyltransferase family 4 protein codes for the protein MRILLLSNKVPFPAKDGSSIAMRSMAEALRLNAIELHLLCLNTQKHYREPAEIEKHKPEGINLEYFDVNTNVNLWSAGLNLLSGQAYHVSRFRQEALTKRLIELLRSTHFDIIQLEGLPMAVYLPEIRKYSKASVVLRAHNIEYQIWERHVEHEENAVRKAYLNLQTQRLKAFEKKSLEKVDGIAFISSEDQKIYREWGGRSLSTVSPCGLTPEENPPISGYEAKYDLVHLASLDWLPNRQGAEWFLKEVWPLILEARPETTMGFGGRDMPSEFIEMGSENLWLYPIVESARDFIGHGQVAVIPLLAGSGMRIKLLEFLAWGMPTVSTGIGAEGIAIENYKHGIIANDPESFAAAVVYLLDGKESRQEMQIQARNFFEENFDNQILGKDLIQFYQTLI
- a CDS encoding glycosyltransferase, which translates into the protein MTIFWQYTFWISLLVIGTPYFIYPLLMLFLARLRSEKPLGLLNEEDLPTVDILFAAYNEEAVLEEKLQSLFNLDYPQDKIRIRVGSDASSDRTNSILENWEKKDKRLIPYLFKRRSGKSPILNFIKDDSEADLLLLTDANIIFEPQTLKLLVRRMLSQKNVAAVGADIHYGDFEKKGISGQEDTYLKLENRIKYAEAKTAAAPLGLEGGCYLIKRDYFPEIPPLFYMEDFFVTLHVLNRKARILWEPMARVWEDVSVSPTEEYKRKVRISIGNFQNLVHYKHFLWRRLWPQGLMYFSHKVLRWISPFFLLLLLISAPQLLFVHWFYGLIAGIYMAFIGLGLFGILLSQKFSSGILQYPGHFINMNLALLEGFLNYIKGIKTNAWQPTQRKQA
- the ribB gene encoding 3,4-dihydroxy-2-butanone-4-phosphate synthase; protein product: MPGSLPKENKLKLNTIDEAIADIKAGKVVIVVDDEDRENEGDFVAAAEMVTPEMINFMTIVGRGLICTPLIEERCKELELDPMVRQNTDPMHTQFTVSVDLNGNGVTTGISAGDRAKTVQALVDPKTKASDLNRPGHIFPLIAKPGGVLRRTGHTEAAIDLARLAGKEPAGVIVEIMNEDGTMARLPQLREIADKHDLKLVSIEDLVAYRMEAESLISLEEDFNLDTEYGEFRLWAFRQTTNDQIHIALTKGSWERNEPVLVRMHSASVAHDIFEILTGDSSHQLGKALNKVSEEGKGAVVYMNQHSQKGKLLERIREYRMAQESGDQERQVSFKKDARDFGIGAQILHQLGISKVKLLTNNPIKRVGITGYGLTITENVRM
- a CDS encoding GumC domain-containing protein, translating into MTRSTILLSLVVGFIFFGLAFIRPPKYNSEIAVFVPLTLLEKQIEQNGIGFGAPAEIDAHIELMRSPRISSELKSIFPKSNFDFEVSKTRNNAVLVEVWASDAETSALIAQKVVDITDSLKQIMLLQNVGQSHAFVNESLKETRRDMDSLQVILDSLRIAAIEDSIALASEVFKYEHLFGSEVVALNQLKIRRQQLDAYLKAPAPKSYIIYAPEIPKEASGIPAWAIGLIAAVLSASAGYAWQIYRKQTA